In a single window of the Arachis hypogaea cultivar Tifrunner chromosome 6, arahy.Tifrunner.gnm2.J5K5, whole genome shotgun sequence genome:
- the LOC112755755 gene encoding aberrant root formation protein 4 isoform X1: protein MSSMSGGSETVSFQASETQNTIQRILQSCSKLVEAGDIHESDSTISELVKFLDSLSDAALSDPNNEPAQNDAFDALNEIHQYICSPSLAQEAVDALSFELPKAVSKFAGISNRFLDKAISIIDQFLEKCGPRDMLSILCNTLGYSSNMTKAASYILPPLSGLSKVFTSIKRRHFEQVQVAVPIILNVLKAVALDSDDADDAELESVFHRAVGIANSIYEVCNKLDGASNEKLRALLGLYVLQCLALLSASISYKDSTCHLMVLELSQISSYCGLTYMSLLTAFDVETVAGFVFGEDKDAHMSCLSHVKHGAALSVVWGLVSEEVAHATKESLVAIKDDLHNNQTKRWQAIGTLKHVLSFVNLPWELKKHTINFLLCITDGCVSGEYLGEHSEWSSYMPNIFTALQAIKMVIMYAPEPEVRKKSFALLKAVLADIPDTQRFDILKALITNTDSSSMIAIFIDIVRREMHMEVCNSTSVKEAPDSNNEMHPDMPFWTPSVLELVESVLRPPRGGPPSLPDASDAVLSALNLYRFVLMTESTGKTNRTGVLSRSNLVKAYNEWLLPLGTLVSGIMTENKNDYDQLAVDTVCTLNPLELVLYRCIELVEEKLKQSTT, encoded by the exons ATGTCATCCATGTCTGGAGGGAGTGAAACTGTGTCGTTTCAAGCTTCTGAAACTCAGAATACCATTCAAAGGATTCTACAATCATGCTCTAAA CTGGTTGAGGCTGGCGATATCCATGAGTCTGACAGCACAATCTCAGAGCTTGTCAAATTCCTTGATTCTTTATCGGATGCCGCTCTTTCAGACCCAAACAATGAGCCTGCGCAGAATGATGCATTTGATGCTCTCAATGAGATCCATCAATATATATGTTCTCCTTCTCTTGCCCAG GAAGCTGTTGATGCCCTTTCCTTTGAATTACCAAAGGCCGTCTCCAAGTTTGCTGGCATTTCGAACAGATTTTTAGACAAGGCAATCAGCATCATTGATCAGTTTCTAGAGAAATGTGGTCCAAGGGATATGCTTTCAATTCTTTGTAAT ACACTAGGTTACTCAAGTAATATGACCAAGGCTGCCAGTTACATTCTTCCTCCTTTGTCAGGGCTCTCAAAGG tcTTTACCTCCATCAAGAGGCGTCATTTTGAGCAAGTACAAGTGGCTGTTCCGATCATTCTTAATGTGTTGAAGGCTGTGGCTTTGGATTCAGATGACGCAGATGATGCAGAACTTGAGAGTGTATTTCACAGAGCTGTTGGGATTGCAAATTCTATATATGAAGTTTGCAATAAGTTG GACGGTGCTTCAAATGAGAAGCTCCGAGCTCTTCTTGGACTATATGTCCTCCAATGCCTG GCACTTCTTTCGGCCAGCATAAGCTATAAAGATTCCACCTGTCATTTGATGGTGTTGGAACTGTCACAAATATCTTCATATTGTGGTTTAACATATATGAGTCTTTTAACTGCTTTCGATGTTGAGACTGTGGCTGGCTTTGTTtttggag AAGATAAAGATGCCCATATGAGTTGTTTGTCTCATGTCAAACATGGTGCTGCTCTTTCAG TGGTATGGGGGCTTGTCTCAGAGGAGGTTGCTCATGCCACTAAAGAGAGTTTGGTTGCTATCAAGGATGACCTTCACAATAACCAGACCAAACGATGGCAAGCAATAGGAACATTAAAACATGTACTTTCCTTTGTAAATTTGCCATGGGAGCTAAAGAAACATACTATCAACTTCTTGCTTTGCATCACAGATGGATGCGTTTCCGGAGAATATCTTGGTGAACATTCTGAATGGTCATCTTATATGCCTAACATTTTCACAGCTTTGCAG GCTATTAAAATGGTTATCATGTATGCTCCAGAGCCAGAAGTAAGAAAAAAATCCTTTGCTTTGCTGAAAGCA GTACTCGCTGATATTCCTGATACGCAAAGGTTTGACATTTTAAAAGCGTTGATTACAAATACAGACTCATCCTCCATG ATTGCCATTTTCATTGATATTGTCAGGAGGGAAATGCACATGGAAGTTTGCAACAGTACATCCGTAAAAGAAGCCCCAGACTCTAATAATGAAATGCATCCCGATATGCCATTTTGGACTCCAAGTGTTCTTGAGTTGGTGGAGTCGGTTCTAAGGCCCCCACGGGGTGGACCTCCTTCCCTCCCTGACGCGAGTGATGCG GTTTTGTCAGCTCTCAACCTATACAGATTTGTATTGATGACAGAATCTACAG GAAAGACAAACCGCACTGGAGTATTGTCTAGGAGCAATTTAGTGAAGGCCTACAATGAATGGCTGCTTCCTTTGGGCACCTTGGTGAGTGGGATTATGACAGAGAACAAGAATGATTATGATCAGCTTGCAGTTGACACTGTATGTACCTTGAATCCACTTGAACTTGTTTTGTACCGTTGCATTGAGCTTGTAGAAGAGAAGCTTAAGCAATCTACCACATAA
- the LOC112755755 gene encoding aberrant root formation protein 4 isoform X2, translating into MSSMSGGSETVSFQASETQNTIQRILQSCSKLVEAGDIHESDSTISELVKFLDSLSDAALSDPNNEPAQNDAFDALNEIHQYICSPSLAQEAVDALSFELPKAVSKFAGISNRFLDKAISIIDQFLEKCGPRDMLSILCNTLGYSSNMTKAASYILPPLSGLSKVFTSIKRRHFEQVQVAVPIILNVLKAVALDSDDADDAELESVFHRAVGIANSIYEVCNKLDGASNEKLRALLGLYVLQCLALLSASISYKDSTCHLMVLELSQISSYCGLTYMSLLTAFDVETVAGFVFGEDKDAHMSCLSHVKHGAALSVVWGLVSEEVAHATKESLVAIKDDLHNNQTKRWQAIGTLKHVLSFVNLPWELKKHTINFLLCITDGCVSGEYLGEHSEWSSYMPNIFTALQVLADIPDTQRFDILKALITNTDSSSMIAIFIDIVRREMHMEVCNSTSVKEAPDSNNEMHPDMPFWTPSVLELVESVLRPPRGGPPSLPDASDAVLSALNLYRFVLMTESTGKTNRTGVLSRSNLVKAYNEWLLPLGTLVSGIMTENKNDYDQLAVDTVCTLNPLELVLYRCIELVEEKLKQSTT; encoded by the exons ATGTCATCCATGTCTGGAGGGAGTGAAACTGTGTCGTTTCAAGCTTCTGAAACTCAGAATACCATTCAAAGGATTCTACAATCATGCTCTAAA CTGGTTGAGGCTGGCGATATCCATGAGTCTGACAGCACAATCTCAGAGCTTGTCAAATTCCTTGATTCTTTATCGGATGCCGCTCTTTCAGACCCAAACAATGAGCCTGCGCAGAATGATGCATTTGATGCTCTCAATGAGATCCATCAATATATATGTTCTCCTTCTCTTGCCCAG GAAGCTGTTGATGCCCTTTCCTTTGAATTACCAAAGGCCGTCTCCAAGTTTGCTGGCATTTCGAACAGATTTTTAGACAAGGCAATCAGCATCATTGATCAGTTTCTAGAGAAATGTGGTCCAAGGGATATGCTTTCAATTCTTTGTAAT ACACTAGGTTACTCAAGTAATATGACCAAGGCTGCCAGTTACATTCTTCCTCCTTTGTCAGGGCTCTCAAAGG tcTTTACCTCCATCAAGAGGCGTCATTTTGAGCAAGTACAAGTGGCTGTTCCGATCATTCTTAATGTGTTGAAGGCTGTGGCTTTGGATTCAGATGACGCAGATGATGCAGAACTTGAGAGTGTATTTCACAGAGCTGTTGGGATTGCAAATTCTATATATGAAGTTTGCAATAAGTTG GACGGTGCTTCAAATGAGAAGCTCCGAGCTCTTCTTGGACTATATGTCCTCCAATGCCTG GCACTTCTTTCGGCCAGCATAAGCTATAAAGATTCCACCTGTCATTTGATGGTGTTGGAACTGTCACAAATATCTTCATATTGTGGTTTAACATATATGAGTCTTTTAACTGCTTTCGATGTTGAGACTGTGGCTGGCTTTGTTtttggag AAGATAAAGATGCCCATATGAGTTGTTTGTCTCATGTCAAACATGGTGCTGCTCTTTCAG TGGTATGGGGGCTTGTCTCAGAGGAGGTTGCTCATGCCACTAAAGAGAGTTTGGTTGCTATCAAGGATGACCTTCACAATAACCAGACCAAACGATGGCAAGCAATAGGAACATTAAAACATGTACTTTCCTTTGTAAATTTGCCATGGGAGCTAAAGAAACATACTATCAACTTCTTGCTTTGCATCACAGATGGATGCGTTTCCGGAGAATATCTTGGTGAACATTCTGAATGGTCATCTTATATGCCTAACATTTTCACAGCTTTGCAG GTACTCGCTGATATTCCTGATACGCAAAGGTTTGACATTTTAAAAGCGTTGATTACAAATACAGACTCATCCTCCATG ATTGCCATTTTCATTGATATTGTCAGGAGGGAAATGCACATGGAAGTTTGCAACAGTACATCCGTAAAAGAAGCCCCAGACTCTAATAATGAAATGCATCCCGATATGCCATTTTGGACTCCAAGTGTTCTTGAGTTGGTGGAGTCGGTTCTAAGGCCCCCACGGGGTGGACCTCCTTCCCTCCCTGACGCGAGTGATGCG GTTTTGTCAGCTCTCAACCTATACAGATTTGTATTGATGACAGAATCTACAG GAAAGACAAACCGCACTGGAGTATTGTCTAGGAGCAATTTAGTGAAGGCCTACAATGAATGGCTGCTTCCTTTGGGCACCTTGGTGAGTGGGATTATGACAGAGAACAAGAATGATTATGATCAGCTTGCAGTTGACACTGTATGTACCTTGAATCCACTTGAACTTGTTTTGTACCGTTGCATTGAGCTTGTAGAAGAGAAGCTTAAGCAATCTACCACATAA
- the LOC112755757 gene encoding uncharacterized protein: MAIDDWMKLAMADDSVVADLLVKIKHSEGKSLFTLPTPVLPSWGARKRRSKLEAASRAAILAAAAAVNSSRKKDEVLDDTEEDSTRCSPTTPLSWNGSGASPSSAADGFDDSRSPTHNNTRSKATATSEYTSNSASNKKCRRRKTFSQLQEEESSLLREKIYLTKEIANVSASCKAQRARNESLKRIKLDLGSAPDGLPHPNSDQPKWTAITSIAAQGDTIAAQGDTDTLPQPQTAESARSVFLVPDLNMMPSEDDSYMDIQRGMS, translated from the exons ATGGCAATAGATGACTGGATGAAATTGGCTATGGCAGACGACTCTGTCGTTGCCGACCTTCTCGTTAAGATAAAGCACTCTGAAGGCAAATCGCTTTTCACGTTGCCGACGCCGGTGCTTCCAAGCTGGGGAGCTAGAAAGAGGCGGAGCAAGCTTGAGGCCGCATCTCGCGCCGCCATactcgccgccgccgccgccgtcaATTCTTCTAGGAAGAAGGACGAGGTATTGGACGATACGGAGGAGGATTCTACCAGATGCAGCCCTACGACTCCGCTTTCTTGGAACGGAAGCGGCGCTTCCCCTTCCTCCGCCGCCGACGGTTTTGACGACTCTAGAAGCCCTACTCACAACAACACCAGATCCAag GCTACTGCTACAAGTGAATATACAAGCAACTCTGCATCCAACAAGAAATGTAGAAGGAGAAAG ACGTTTTCGCAACTTCAAGAAGAGGAAAGCTCCCTGCTCCgggaaaaaatatatttaacaaag GAGATTGCAAATGTCAGTGCATCTTGTAAGGCACAGAGAGCTAGAAACGAAAGCCTAAAGAGAATTAAG CTTGACTTGGGTTCCGCACCTGATGGATTGCCGCATCCAAATTCTGACCAACCCAAATGGACGGCGATAACTTCCATTGCCGCTCAAGGTGATACCATTGCCGCTCAAGGTGATACTGATACTCTTCCGCAACCACAAACAGCAGAATCAGCCAGGAGTGTTTTCTTGGTACCAGATCTAAATATGATGCCGTCCGAGGATGATTCTTACATGGACATCCAGCGCGGGATGAGTTGA